A single window of Gammaproteobacteria bacterium DNA harbors:
- a CDS encoding FGGY-family carbohydrate kinase: protein MNPDLFLGIDFGTGGCRAAALDAGGELRVEAAVDLPPPRRGDGTSEQDPALWWTALTEVLRRIAGRIEPGDVRAIAVDGTSATLLLTDATGRPLGPALMYDDARGRAEAARIAAIAPAGCAAHGPTSALAKLLHLQDQPAARHALHQADWIAGRLCDSYGISDENNSLKLGYDAVARRWPDWFDRLGVRRELLPRIVPPGAPLGTLCAPEILALGYRADMRVVAGTTDSVAAFLATGAHDLGTAVTSLGSTLVLKVLAERPVFAPEFGVYSHRLGDRWLAGGASNSGGNVLLQHFSRAELDAMTPKLDPRHPTGLDYYPLTAPGERFPHNDPAWPPRLTPRPADDVQFFQGLLEGIARIEARGYRLLAELGAPYPTQVLTVGGGARNAAWTRMRQALLGVPLRAARSEQACHGAARLAREGFLASRQRNIR, encoded by the coding sequence ATGAATCCCGACCTGTTCCTCGGTATCGATTTCGGCACTGGCGGCTGCCGGGCGGCGGCCCTCGACGCCGGGGGAGAACTTCGGGTTGAGGCGGCCGTGGACCTGCCGCCGCCGCGGCGCGGCGACGGCACCAGCGAACAGGATCCCGCCCTGTGGTGGACCGCGCTGACCGAGGTCCTGCGCCGGATCGCCGGCCGGATCGAACCCGGGGACGTACGGGCGATCGCCGTGGACGGCACCTCCGCCACCCTGCTGCTGACCGATGCGACGGGGCGCCCGCTCGGACCGGCGCTGATGTACGACGATGCCCGCGGCCGCGCAGAAGCGGCGCGCATCGCCGCAATCGCGCCGGCCGGCTGCGCTGCGCACGGACCCACCTCCGCCCTCGCCAAACTGCTGCATCTGCAGGATCAACCCGCGGCACGCCATGCGCTGCACCAGGCCGACTGGATCGCCGGTCGCCTGTGCGACAGCTACGGAATCAGCGACGAGAACAACAGCCTGAAGCTCGGCTATGACGCCGTCGCACGCCGCTGGCCCGACTGGTTCGATCGCCTCGGCGTCCGGCGCGAGCTGCTGCCGCGCATCGTGCCGCCCGGCGCCCCGCTCGGCACGCTCTGCGCCCCGGAGATCCTGGCGCTCGGCTATCGCGCGGACATGCGTGTCGTCGCCGGCACCACCGACAGCGTCGCCGCCTTTCTCGCCACCGGCGCGCACGACCTCGGCACGGCGGTGACCTCGCTCGGCTCCACGCTGGTCTTGAAGGTGCTGGCCGAGCGGCCGGTGTTCGCGCCGGAGTTCGGCGTCTACAGCCACCGTCTCGGCGACCGCTGGCTGGCGGGCGGCGCGTCCAACAGTGGCGGCAATGTGCTGCTGCAGCACTTCAGCCGCGCCGAACTCGATGCGATGACGCCGAAACTGGATCCCCGTCATCCCACCGGACTCGACTACTACCCGCTCACCGCGCCCGGCGAACGCTTCCCGCACAACGATCCGGCCTGGCCGCCACGCCTGACGCCGCGACCGGCAGATGATGTTCAGTTCTTCCAGGGCCTGCTGGAAGGCATCGCGCGCATCGAGGCGCGGGGGTATCGGCTGCTGGCCGAACTCGGCGCCCCGTATCCGACGCAGGTGCTGACGGTCGGCGGCGGCGCGCGCAACGCGGCCTGGACCAGAATGCGGCAGGCACTGCTCGGCGTGCCGCTGCGCGCCGCGCGCAGCGAACAGGCCTGCCACGGCGCGGCGCGGCTGGCGCGGGAAGGGTTCCTCGCAAGCAGGCAGCGGAATATCCGATGA
- the queF gene encoding NADPH-dependent 7-cyano-7-deazaguanine reductase QueF, with amino-acid sequence MPSRPSKELETFDNPQPGRDYTIRIEMPEFTCLCPKTGQPDFATLNLEYVPAARCIELKSLKLYIWSFRDEGAFHEAVTNAILDDLVRACEPHYMRLTAEFNVRGGIYTTVVAEHRSDAWTPPEPVTLP; translated from the coding sequence ATGCCGAGCAGACCGAGCAAAGAACTGGAGACCTTCGACAACCCGCAGCCGGGGCGCGATTACACCATCCGCATCGAGATGCCGGAGTTCACCTGCCTGTGCCCGAAGACCGGCCAGCCGGACTTCGCCACCCTGAACCTCGAATACGTGCCGGCGGCCCGCTGCATCGAGCTCAAGTCGCTCAAACTGTATATATGGTCCTTCCGCGACGAAGGGGCCTTCCACGAGGCGGTGACCAACGCCATTCTCGACGACCTGGTGCGCGCCTGCGAACCCCACTACATGCGCCTGACCGCCGAGTTCAACGTGCGTGGTGGCATATACACCACCGTCGTGGCCGAACACCGCAGCGACGCCTGGACCCCGCCGGAGCCGGTGACGCTGCCGTAG
- the smc gene encoding chromosome segregation protein SMC: MQLKKIKLAGFKSFVDPTSLALPSQLVGIVGPNGCGKSNVIDAVRWVMGESSAKHLRGDSLADVIFNGSATRKPVGQATIELVFDNSTGRLGGQYANYNEISVKRELTREGQSVYFLNGTRCRRRDITDVFLGTGLGARSYAIIEQGTISRIIEAKPEELRNFLEEAAGISKYKERRRETENRIRDTRENLNRIGDLIGELERRLATLQRQAKTAERYRELKAEERTVKGQLLALRCRNLDAEMEEKQRAIAAQENAVEKEIAGLRSIEAGIEKQREGQVEANEEFNRIQGEFYSLGSDISRVEQSIQHAREKQQQNRDDLAAVERSRAESLLHREQDGAQIAELRRVLEASEPERAAKEEAERTSAAALSAAEQAMNEWQGDWDTYNSRVAEQRRKTEVERTRIQNLEERLRGLHERLLRLQGEEQGLGTESVEAEAAALNDQLGEVSATIEGMRQELQALGAQLDEQRQTNAATSSELGQERARLQELQREHASLEALQKVALGKQETNVARWLEEQGLGDVRRLAEDIQVDKGWERAVETVLGLNLEAVRVPSLDAIAERLGGLEQGSLTVFDGAAASQRPGGLAPALLDKVRAPWPLDSVLGGVYAVDGVAQAMSLRARLAAHESLITRDGVWVGRDWLRVVNAQDEKTGVLSREQELREIAQSLGTVTARVGALEQRLHDGNARIAGFDQARDELRRRIDGATQQQAELRAQISRRDASLEQIRRRRERLAVELDEARNQSGRDTNELAEARARLEAVAAEAQGQEEEHARLQQRRDELRARLEDCRTQAVRDREAARELAVRIESARSRLNTLDAGLARVEKQLAQLDAQRAELEAALSASVEPIETMKTELDRLLEQRLAVETRLAEARKAVEACDFALRELDDARNASEQRVRDQRDALERLRMHRQELVVRHQTLLEQLAEAGHELATLLAEMPAEAVENVWHERLEGLAQKIERIGPINLAAIDEFAEQSERKAYLDAQLADLNEALSTLETAIRKIDNETRTRFKETFDQVNEQLGRLYPKLFGGGTAQLEMTGDDLLEAGVAVMARPPGKRNANIHQLSGGEKALTAAALVFAMFELNPAPFCILDEVDAPLDDVNAGRLCQLVREMSDRVQFIFITHNKITMELANQLVGVTMHEPGVSRLVAVDVDQAVAMATA, from the coding sequence ATGCAACTCAAGAAGATCAAGCTCGCCGGTTTCAAATCCTTCGTCGACCCCACCAGCCTTGCACTGCCCAGCCAGCTCGTCGGCATCGTCGGCCCGAACGGCTGCGGCAAGTCGAATGTCATCGATGCCGTGCGCTGGGTCATGGGCGAGAGTTCGGCCAAGCACCTGCGCGGCGACTCCCTCGCGGACGTCATCTTCAACGGTTCCGCGACGCGCAAGCCGGTCGGACAGGCGACCATCGAACTGGTGTTCGACAACAGCACCGGCCGTCTCGGCGGCCAGTATGCCAACTACAACGAGATCTCCGTCAAGCGCGAGCTGACGCGCGAGGGGCAGTCGGTCTATTTCCTCAACGGCACGCGCTGCCGCCGCCGCGACATCACCGACGTGTTCCTCGGCACCGGCCTCGGGGCGCGCAGCTACGCGATCATCGAGCAGGGCACCATCTCCCGCATCATCGAGGCGAAGCCGGAAGAGCTGCGCAACTTCCTCGAGGAGGCGGCCGGCATCTCCAAGTACAAGGAGCGCCGCCGCGAGACCGAGAACCGCATCCGCGACACGCGCGAGAACCTCAACCGCATCGGTGACCTGATCGGCGAGCTGGAGCGGCGCCTGGCGACGCTGCAGCGCCAGGCCAAGACCGCGGAACGCTATCGCGAGCTGAAGGCCGAGGAACGCACGGTGAAGGGCCAGTTGCTGGCGCTGCGCTGCCGCAACCTGGACGCCGAGATGGAGGAGAAGCAGCGCGCTATCGCCGCCCAGGAGAACGCGGTCGAGAAGGAGATCGCCGGGCTGCGTTCGATCGAGGCCGGCATCGAGAAGCAGCGCGAGGGACAGGTCGAGGCGAACGAGGAATTCAACCGCATCCAGGGCGAGTTCTACAGCCTGGGTTCCGACATCTCCCGCGTCGAGCAGTCGATCCAGCACGCGCGCGAGAAACAGCAGCAGAACCGGGACGACCTCGCCGCGGTGGAGCGTTCGCGCGCGGAATCACTGTTGCATCGCGAGCAGGACGGCGCCCAGATCGCCGAGCTGCGCCGGGTGCTCGAGGCCAGCGAGCCCGAGCGCGCCGCGAAGGAAGAGGCCGAACGCACGTCGGCGGCCGCGCTGTCCGCCGCCGAGCAGGCGATGAACGAATGGCAGGGCGACTGGGACACCTACAATTCCCGCGTCGCCGAACAGCGTCGCAAGACCGAGGTCGAGCGCACGCGCATCCAGAACCTGGAGGAGCGCCTGCGCGGCCTGCACGAGCGCCTGCTGCGCCTGCAGGGCGAGGAGCAGGGGCTGGGGACCGAGTCCGTCGAGGCCGAGGCCGCCGCGCTGAATGACCAGCTCGGCGAGGTCAGCGCGACGATCGAGGGCATGCGGCAGGAGCTGCAGGCGCTCGGCGCGCAACTGGACGAACAGCGCCAGACGAACGCCGCCACCTCCTCCGAACTCGGACAGGAGCGCGCGCGACTGCAGGAGTTGCAGCGCGAACATGCCTCGCTGGAGGCGCTGCAGAAGGTCGCGCTCGGCAAGCAGGAGACGAACGTCGCGCGCTGGCTGGAGGAACAGGGCCTGGGTGACGTGCGCCGGCTGGCGGAAGACATCCAGGTCGACAAGGGCTGGGAGCGCGCGGTGGAAACCGTACTCGGGCTCAATCTCGAGGCCGTGCGCGTGCCGTCGCTGGACGCTATCGCCGAACGCCTGGGCGGCCTGGAGCAGGGGAGCCTGACGGTCTTCGACGGCGCCGCCGCGTCGCAGCGGCCGGGCGGACTGGCGCCGGCGCTGCTCGACAAGGTGCGCGCGCCGTGGCCGCTGGATTCGGTCCTCGGCGGTGTCTACGCGGTCGACGGCGTGGCGCAGGCGATGTCGCTGCGCGCGCGTCTCGCCGCGCACGAATCGCTGATCACCCGCGACGGCGTCTGGGTCGGCCGCGACTGGCTGCGCGTGGTGAACGCGCAGGATGAGAAGACCGGCGTGCTGTCGCGCGAACAGGAGCTGCGCGAGATCGCGCAGTCGCTCGGCACCGTGACGGCGCGCGTCGGCGCGCTCGAACAGCGCCTGCACGACGGCAACGCGCGCATCGCCGGTTTCGACCAGGCGCGCGATGAGCTGCGCCGCCGCATCGACGGCGCGACGCAGCAGCAGGCGGAGCTGCGCGCCCAGATCAGCCGCCGCGACGCCAGCCTGGAGCAGATCCGCCGCCGGCGCGAGCGCCTGGCGGTGGAACTCGACGAGGCGCGCAACCAGTCCGGGCGCGACACCAACGAACTGGCCGAGGCGCGCGCGCGTCTCGAGGCCGTGGCCGCGGAGGCGCAGGGCCAGGAAGAGGAGCATGCACGGCTGCAGCAGCGGCGCGACGAACTGCGCGCGCGGCTGGAGGACTGCCGCACGCAGGCCGTGCGCGACCGCGAGGCGGCGCGCGAGCTGGCCGTGCGCATCGAATCCGCGCGCTCGCGGCTGAATACGCTCGACGCGGGACTCGCCCGGGTGGAGAAGCAGCTGGCCCAGCTCGACGCCCAACGCGCTGAATTGGAGGCCGCGCTGTCCGCCAGCGTCGAACCGATCGAGACGATGAAGACCGAACTGGATCGCTTGCTGGAGCAGCGGCTGGCAGTGGAGACGCGGCTCGCCGAGGCGCGCAAGGCGGTCGAGGCCTGCGACTTCGCCCTGCGCGAGTTGGACGATGCCCGCAACGCCTCCGAACAGCGGGTACGCGACCAGCGTGACGCGCTGGAGCGCCTGCGCATGCACCGCCAGGAGCTCGTGGTGCGCCACCAGACTCTGCTGGAACAGCTCGCCGAGGCTGGCCACGAACTCGCGACCCTGCTGGCCGAGATGCCGGCGGAGGCGGTCGAGAACGTGTGGCACGAGCGCCTCGAAGGGCTGGCGCAGAAGATCGAGCGCATCGGGCCGATCAATCTCGCGGCGATCGACGAGTTCGCCGAGCAGTCCGAGCGCAAGGCCTATCTGGACGCCCAGCTCGCCGATCTCAACGAGGCGCTGTCCACGCTGGAGACCGCCATCCGCAAGATCGACAACGAGACCCGCACCCGCTTCAAGGAGACCTTCGACCAGGTCAACGAGCAGCTCGGCCGCCTGTACCCGAAGCTGTTCGGTGGTGGCACGGCGCAGCTCGAGATGACCGGGGACGACCTGCTGGAGGCCGGCGTGGCCGTGATGGCGCGCCCGCCCGGCAAGCGCAACGCCAACATCCACCAGCTCTCCGGCGGCGAGAAGGCGCTGACGGCGGCGGCGCTGGTGTTCGCGATGTTCGAGCTGAATCCGGCCCCGTTCTGCATCCTCGATGAGGTGGACGCGCCGCTCGACGACGTCAACGCCGGCCGGCTGTGCCAGCTGGTGCGCGAGATGTCGGACCGCGTGCAGTTCATCTTCATCACGCACAACAAGATCACGATGGAGCTGGCCAACCAGCTGGTCGGCGTCACCATGCACGAGCCGGGCGTCTCGCGCCTGGTGGCGGTGGACGTCGACCAGGCGGTCGCGATGGCGACGGCCTAG
- the ligA gene encoding NAD-dependent DNA ligase LigA, protein MTTPKQAAARAAALREQLNYHNYRYYVLDDPEIPDAEYDRLLRELQGLEEKHPGLVTADSPTQRVGAEPLAEFGKVRRELPMLSLANAYDEEELADFDRRVREGLEAESVEYNAEPKMDGVAVSLVYRDGVFTQGATRGDGTTGEDITANLRTIRALPLRLFGDGWPSGLEVRGEVYLPKESFEALNAEAIRRGEKLFANPRNAAAGSLRQLDPKMTAARRLDIFCYGVGTVTGGTLPDRQHQVLERLQSWGFPVCPEQTVVQGAEGCAAYYRGMQARRDGLPYEIDGVVFKVNAVPEQERLGFVARAPRWAVACKFPPKEETTLLKAIEFQVGRTGALTPVARLEPVRVGGVTVTNATLHNVAMVERMDLRPGDTVIVRRAGDVIPQVMGMVESRRPDPLPEPFRVPEHCPVCGSAVVRPEGEVVAHCSGGLYCPAQRKQAIHHFAARRAMDIDGLGEKLIDQLVERGLVESPADLYGLTQEQLAALDRMAEKSAANLHAAIEHSKQTTLARFLYALGIPEVGEATAQQLADEFGDLNAVMAANEERLQQVPDVGPIVAGHIAGFFREPHNLEVIERLRASGVRWPAPERAPVARPLVGQTFVLTGTLASMTRDEAKERLQRLGAKVAGSVSARTHCVVAGAEAGSKLVKAQELGVPVLDEAQFIELLRAQGG, encoded by the coding sequence ATGACGACCCCGAAACAGGCTGCCGCCCGCGCCGCCGCGCTGCGCGAGCAGCTCAACTACCATAATTACCGTTATTACGTGCTCGACGATCCGGAGATCCCGGACGCCGAGTACGACCGCCTGCTGCGCGAGCTGCAGGGGCTGGAGGAGAAGCATCCCGGGCTGGTGACGGCGGACTCGCCGACGCAGCGCGTGGGCGCGGAGCCGCTGGCGGAGTTCGGCAAGGTGCGGCGCGAGCTTCCGATGCTCTCGCTCGCCAACGCCTACGACGAGGAGGAGTTGGCCGACTTCGACCGCCGCGTGCGCGAGGGGCTGGAGGCGGAGTCCGTGGAATACAACGCGGAGCCCAAGATGGACGGCGTCGCGGTCAGCCTGGTCTACCGTGACGGCGTGTTCACGCAGGGCGCGACGCGCGGCGACGGCACCACCGGCGAGGACATCACCGCCAACCTGCGCACGATCCGCGCGCTCCCGCTGCGACTGTTCGGCGATGGCTGGCCGTCCGGGCTCGAGGTGCGCGGCGAGGTCTACCTGCCCAAGGAAAGTTTCGAGGCCCTGAACGCGGAGGCGATCCGGCGCGGCGAGAAGCTGTTCGCCAATCCGCGCAACGCCGCCGCTGGCAGCCTGCGCCAGCTCGACCCGAAGATGACCGCCGCGCGCCGGCTCGACATCTTCTGCTACGGCGTCGGCACGGTCACCGGCGGGACATTGCCGGACCGGCAGCATCAGGTGCTGGAGCGGCTGCAGTCGTGGGGTTTCCCGGTGTGTCCGGAGCAGACGGTGGTGCAGGGCGCGGAGGGTTGCGCGGCCTATTACCGCGGTATGCAGGCGCGCCGCGACGGGCTTCCCTACGAGATCGACGGCGTGGTGTTCAAGGTCAACGCCGTGCCGGAACAGGAACGCCTCGGCTTCGTGGCGCGCGCGCCACGCTGGGCGGTGGCCTGCAAGTTCCCGCCCAAGGAAGAGACGACATTGCTGAAGGCGATCGAGTTCCAGGTCGGGCGCACCGGCGCGCTGACGCCGGTCGCGCGGCTGGAGCCGGTGCGGGTCGGCGGCGTGACGGTGACCAACGCGACGCTGCACAACGTGGCGATGGTCGAGCGCATGGACCTGCGTCCGGGCGACACGGTGATCGTGCGGCGCGCGGGCGACGTGATCCCGCAGGTGATGGGCATGGTGGAGTCGCGCCGCCCCGATCCGCTGCCGGAACCGTTCCGGGTGCCGGAGCACTGCCCGGTGTGCGGCTCGGCCGTGGTGCGCCCGGAGGGCGAGGTCGTTGCGCACTGCAGCGGCGGGCTGTACTGCCCGGCGCAGCGCAAGCAGGCCATCCACCACTTCGCCGCGCGCCGCGCGATGGACATCGACGGGTTGGGCGAGAAGCTGATCGACCAGCTGGTGGAGCGCGGCCTGGTCGAGAGCCCGGCCGACCTGTACGGCCTGACGCAGGAACAGCTCGCCGCCCTGGACCGCATGGCGGAGAAGTCGGCGGCGAACCTGCACGCGGCGATCGAACACAGCAAGCAGACGACGCTGGCGCGCTTCCTGTACGCGCTCGGCATCCCGGAGGTCGGTGAGGCGACGGCGCAGCAGCTGGCGGACGAGTTCGGCGATCTCAACGCGGTGATGGCGGCGAACGAGGAGCGCCTGCAGCAGGTGCCGGACGTCGGACCGATCGTCGCCGGCCACATCGCCGGGTTCTTCCGCGAGCCGCACAATCTCGAAGTGATCGAGCGCCTGCGCGCGTCCGGCGTCCGCTGGCCCGCGCCGGAGCGCGCCCCGGTGGCGCGTCCGCTGGTCGGGCAGACCTTCGTGCTGACCGGGACGCTGGCGTCGATGACGCGCGACGAGGCGAAGGAGCGCCTGCAGCGACTGGGCGCCAAGGTCGCGGGCAGCGTCTCGGCCCGGACCCATTGCGTGGTCGCCGGCGCCGAGGCCGGCTCCAAACTGGTGAAGGCGCAGGAACTCGGCGTGCCGGTCCTCGACGAGGCGCAGTTTATCGAACTGTTGCGCGCGCAGGGCGGGTGA
- a CDS encoding hypoxanthine-guanine phosphoribosyltransferase, whose product MSITPQQAMAVYGAAECLYDRTEVEAALNRLALDISYVLAEANPLVITVMQGGLITAGMLLPRLAFPLQVDYLHATRYRGKTSGAELHWIVRPTQALTDRIVLLVDDIHDEGHTLEAIVEACKAAGARRVYSAVLVNKRHDRKAAYRADFVGLEVEDRYVFGCGMDYKEYLRNAPGIYAVRDDHA is encoded by the coding sequence ATGTCCATCACGCCCCAGCAAGCCATGGCGGTCTACGGCGCCGCCGAGTGCCTGTACGACCGCACCGAGGTCGAGGCGGCGCTGAACCGGCTCGCGCTCGACATCTCCTATGTCCTGGCCGAGGCCAACCCGCTCGTAATCACGGTCATGCAGGGCGGCCTGATCACCGCCGGCATGCTGCTGCCGCGGCTAGCCTTCCCGCTGCAGGTCGATTACCTGCACGCCACGCGCTATCGCGGCAAGACCAGCGGGGCGGAGCTGCACTGGATCGTGCGTCCGACGCAGGCGCTGACCGATCGGATCGTGCTGCTGGTCGATGACATCCACGACGAGGGCCATACGCTGGAGGCGATCGTCGAGGCCTGCAAGGCCGCCGGCGCGCGCCGGGTCTACAGCGCGGTGTTGGTCAACAAGCGGCACGATCGCAAGGCGGCCTATCGCGCCGACTTCGTCGGGCTGGAGGTGGAGGACCGCTACGTGTTCGGCTGTGGCATGGACTACAAGGAATACCTGCGCAACGCGCCTGGCATCTACGCCGTGAGGGACGATCATGCCTGA
- a CDS encoding S-methyl-5'-thioinosine phosphorylase codes for MPELAIIGGTGLTALEGLQITRKEVMHTPYGEPSGPLTHGVLNGKEVIFLARHGYGHTIPPHRINYRANVWALKEIGVRRVIAVAAVGGIHADLPPGRLVVPDQIIDYTWARASTFYEDGLTHVTHIDFTYPYSEELRALVIRSCREVGLDACEDGVYGITQGPRLETAAEIDRLERDGCTIVGMTGMPEAALARELDLEYAVCAVIANWAAGRGDEGEIISMEEIERNLATGMARVRSMLVRLVPLL; via the coding sequence ATGCCTGAGCTGGCGATCATCGGCGGCACCGGGCTGACGGCGCTGGAGGGCTTGCAGATCACCCGCAAGGAGGTCATGCACACGCCCTACGGCGAGCCTTCCGGTCCGCTCACGCACGGGGTGCTGAACGGCAAGGAAGTGATCTTCCTCGCCCGCCACGGCTACGGCCACACCATCCCGCCGCACCGGATCAATTACCGCGCGAACGTCTGGGCGCTGAAGGAGATCGGCGTCCGGCGCGTCATTGCGGTGGCGGCGGTGGGCGGCATTCACGCCGATCTGCCCCCGGGCCGGCTGGTGGTGCCGGACCAGATCATCGATTACACCTGGGCGCGCGCCTCGACCTTCTACGAGGACGGGCTGACCCATGTCACGCACATCGACTTCACCTATCCCTACAGCGAGGAGTTGCGCGCACTGGTGATCCGCAGCTGCCGCGAGGTGGGGCTGGATGCCTGCGAGGACGGTGTCTACGGGATCACCCAGGGACCGCGACTGGAGACCGCCGCCGAGATCGATCGCCTGGAGCGCGACGGCTGCACCATCGTCGGCATGACGGGCATGCCGGAGGCGGCGCTGGCGCGCGAGCTCGACCTGGAATACGCGGTGTGCGCCGTCATCGCCAACTGGGCCGCGGGTCGCGGCGATGAGGGCGAGATCATCTCCATGGAAGAGATCGAACGCAATCTCGCTACCGGCATGGCGCGGGTGCGCTCGATGCTGGTCCGGCTCGTCCCCCTGCTGTGA
- a CDS encoding peptidoglycan binding protein CsiV, whose product MIRAASLIALSLFVGTALGAADADAPPWYDVEVIVFKNNTPPAADGEMWPIDPGMPALEQATELVPVPQSSPLPGSPQPFQQLGDANQTLASALTRLYASRDYHPLLHLAWRQPVTAQADAPAVHIYSGEDSDGTEGSAPTEAPARELDGTVRVSRNRFLHIDLDLLFQESGAAGPDASGRTFRLRQSRRVNSGEVHYFDHPAFGALIKLTPYEAPGQKKTGTAP is encoded by the coding sequence ATGATCCGCGCCGCATCGCTCATCGCCCTGTCACTGTTCGTCGGCACCGCCCTGGGCGCTGCCGACGCCGATGCTCCACCCTGGTATGATGTGGAGGTCATCGTTTTCAAAAACAATACGCCTCCGGCCGCCGACGGGGAAATGTGGCCGATCGATCCCGGGATGCCGGCGCTGGAACAGGCCACCGAACTGGTCCCGGTGCCGCAGTCCAGCCCGCTGCCGGGCAGTCCTCAGCCTTTTCAACAGCTCGGCGACGCGAACCAGACCCTCGCGTCCGCGCTGACCCGGCTGTATGCCTCCCGTGACTACCACCCGCTGCTGCACCTCGCCTGGCGCCAGCCGGTGACCGCGCAGGCGGACGCGCCCGCGGTTCACATCTATAGCGGGGAGGATTCCGACGGCACAGAGGGGTCCGCACCGACGGAGGCGCCGGCCCGGGAACTCGATGGCACGGTGCGCGTCAGCCGCAACCGCTTCCTGCACATCGACTTGGATCTGCTGTTCCAGGAATCCGGTGCGGCGGGACCGGATGCGAGCGGGAGGACCTTTCGCCTGCGCCAGAGCCGGCGCGTCAACAGCGGCGAGGTGCACTACTTCGACCATCCCGCCTTCGGGGCGCTGATCAAGCTGACCCCCTACGAAGCACCCGGACAGAAGAAGACCGGCACGGCGCCCTGA
- a CDS encoding peptide deformylase encodes MAVRSVLRMGNPLLLQVAEPVTEFNTAELDQLIEDMFDTMAAEAGAGLAAPQIGVSRRVVIFGVEKNPRYPDVEEVPTTVLINPVITPIGSETEEGWEGCLSVPGLRGRVPRYARVRYTGHDPRGERIEREVSGFHARVVQHECDHLDGILYPRRIRDLRLFGFEQELTAPGGPRGD; translated from the coding sequence ATGGCGGTGCGCAGTGTATTGAGGATGGGGAATCCCCTGCTGTTGCAGGTGGCCGAGCCCGTGACCGAGTTCAACACGGCGGAGCTCGATCAGTTGATCGAGGATATGTTCGACACCATGGCGGCGGAGGCCGGGGCGGGGCTGGCGGCGCCGCAGATCGGCGTGTCCCGACGCGTCGTCATCTTCGGTGTGGAGAAGAATCCGCGGTATCCCGACGTCGAGGAGGTCCCGACCACGGTGCTGATCAATCCGGTCATCACCCCGATCGGATCCGAGACGGAGGAGGGCTGGGAAGGATGTCTCAGCGTGCCCGGCCTGCGCGGGCGTGTGCCGCGTTACGCCCGCGTGCGCTATACAGGCCACGACCCGCGCGGCGAACGCATCGAGCGCGAGGTCAGCGGCTTCCATGCCCGCGTCGTGCAGCACGAATGCGACCACTTGGACGGCATTCTCTATCCGCGCCGCATCCGGGATCTGCGCCTGTTCGGCTTCGAGCAGGAGCTGACCGCGCCCGGAGGCCCCCGCGGCGACTGA
- a CDS encoding response regulator transcription factor encodes MIRVLIADDHPVIRQGLRQILSEQAEAFSVGEAECCLDVVRQVRNGEWDVVLLDISMPGKSGLDALKQIRNEKPQTQVLIFTVHPEDHYGLRALKAGAAGYVTKQSDPDMLVSAIVRVAQGGKFITQSLAEKLASTLDADFERPPHEVLTDREFQIFNLLATGKTVSEIASALALSVKTISTHRTKILTKMHLRNNAELMHYSMRHGLELSQAIDSQT; translated from the coding sequence ATGATACGAGTACTCATCGCAGATGATCACCCCGTGATCCGGCAGGGCCTGCGCCAGATACTGTCCGAGCAGGCGGAGGCGTTCAGCGTCGGAGAAGCGGAATGCTGCCTGGATGTGGTGCGCCAGGTGCGCAACGGGGAATGGGACGTGGTCCTGCTCGACATCAGCATGCCGGGCAAGAGCGGCCTGGACGCGCTGAAGCAGATCCGGAACGAAAAACCCCAGACCCAGGTTCTTATCTTCACCGTGCACCCGGAGGACCACTATGGGCTGCGCGCGCTCAAGGCGGGCGCAGCGGGCTATGTGACCAAGCAGAGCGATCCGGACATGCTCGTCTCGGCCATCGTCCGCGTGGCCCAGGGCGGGAAGTTCATCACCCAGTCCCTCGCCGAGAAACTGGCCAGCACCCTGGACGCGGACTTCGAACGCCCGCCGCACGAGGTGCTGACCGATCGCGAGTTCCAGATCTTCAACCTGCTCGCCACCGGCAAGACCGTTTCCGAGATCGCCTCCGCCCTGGCGCTGAGCGTGAAGACGATCAGCACGCATCGCACCAAGATCCTCACCAAGATGCACCTGCGCAACAACGCCGAGCTGATGCACTATTCCATGCGTCACGGGCTCGAACTGAGCCAGGCCATCGACTCGCAGACCTGA